In Flammeovirgaceae bacterium 311, one DNA window encodes the following:
- a CDS encoding esterase/lipase (COG0657 Esterase/lipase), giving the protein MEAHQFRIADTLLTEIKPAVPSNQLLIFCHGGAFVYGPIQLHWDAARRIVAQLGCTLWMVDYPKAPEHHIGKISHNIDLVYAKALEQYSADKIVLLGDSVGGTLMTGLTQRLVQKNIALPSKLVLISPVMDANVANPEIREVEKTDPMLSRNGVLSAKKMCAQHFGLADPRISPIRGSFTDFPATILLMAENDITYPDQKIAMQQMLDAKVDLKVVFGKEMPHIWPILPVIAEGKAAFNEMIYEIKKTSRSTVKRL; this is encoded by the coding sequence ATGGAAGCACATCAGTTCAGGATAGCAGATACCCTGCTCACTGAAATAAAGCCCGCTGTACCCAGTAACCAGCTGCTGATCTTCTGCCACGGCGGTGCTTTTGTGTATGGGCCCATACAGCTTCACTGGGATGCCGCCAGAAGGATTGTAGCGCAGCTGGGCTGTACGCTCTGGATGGTTGACTATCCAAAGGCACCCGAGCATCACATAGGCAAAATTTCGCATAACATTGACCTGGTTTACGCAAAAGCCCTTGAGCAATACAGTGCTGACAAAATCGTATTATTAGGAGACTCTGTGGGGGGCACGCTGATGACTGGTCTTACGCAAAGACTGGTTCAGAAAAACATAGCCCTTCCTTCAAAACTGGTATTGATCTCACCCGTTATGGATGCAAATGTGGCCAACCCGGAAATTAGAGAAGTAGAAAAAACCGATCCGATGCTCTCCAGAAACGGCGTTTTGAGCGCTAAAAAAATGTGTGCGCAACACTTCGGATTGGCAGATCCCAGGATTTCGCCAATCCGCGGAAGTTTCACGGATTTTCCGGCTACCATCCTGCTGATGGCAGAAAATGATATTACCTACCCTGATCAGAAAATCGCCATGCAACAGATGCTGGATGCTAAAGTAGATCTAAAAGTAGTCTTTGGTAAAGAAATGCCACATATTTGGCCTATTTTACCGGTAATAGCGGAAGGAAAAGCAGCTTTTAACGAAATGATATATGAAATAAAAAAGACCAGCCGTTCCACTGTTAAGAGACTATAG
- a CDS encoding GAF sensor signal transduction histidine kinase (COG0642 Signal transduction histidine kinase), producing the protein MIEIEDKLLKDLEAVRQIPIVPTMLDIICQTTGMGFAAIARVTKDRWLACSVRDEVGFGLEAGGELKIETTLCNEIRDSREPVIIDNVAEDPTYKCHHTPKIYGLNSYISVPIILKDGRFFGTLCAIDSKPAKINNPKVIGTFTMFAELLAFHLQSQDLLEQSYYATTELHEKNKVLTSVNNDLDNFVYTASHDLKSPISNIEGLVNALSSSVAKENLDRDELRKIINMMKTSVKSFAVTLKELTTIVEADKSCIEASSEAINIGEIVDHVKQDLARQVEASNATIKLSCEEDLSINFSKKNFKSIIYNLLSNAIKYRSPERTPEVLVELNVVDGKTKLSVTDNGMGIPADKQDKLFTIFERFHDHVEGSGIGLFIVKRMVDNMQGQILVDSTENKGTTFTIII; encoded by the coding sequence ATGATTGAGATTGAAGACAAATTATTAAAGGACCTGGAGGCAGTCAGGCAAATTCCCATTGTCCCAACCATGCTGGATATAATCTGCCAGACAACAGGAATGGGGTTTGCTGCCATTGCGCGGGTAACGAAGGACAGATGGCTGGCATGCAGCGTTCGCGACGAAGTAGGATTCGGTTTGGAAGCAGGTGGTGAATTAAAAATTGAAACCACACTCTGCAATGAAATAAGAGACAGCCGCGAACCAGTCATCATCGATAATGTAGCCGAAGACCCCACTTACAAATGTCACCATACCCCTAAAATATATGGGCTTAACAGCTATATCTCTGTTCCCATTATTCTGAAAGATGGCAGATTTTTCGGAACGCTCTGTGCCATAGATTCCAAACCGGCAAAAATAAACAATCCAAAAGTGATTGGCACATTTACCATGTTTGCAGAGCTGCTCGCCTTTCATTTACAAAGCCAGGATTTATTGGAGCAGAGCTATTATGCTACTACTGAACTGCATGAAAAAAACAAGGTCCTTACCAGTGTAAATAACGATCTTGACAACTTTGTGTATACTGCATCCCACGACCTTAAGTCTCCCATATCCAATATCGAAGGTTTGGTAAATGCTCTTTCCTCAAGTGTAGCCAAAGAAAACCTTGACAGAGATGAGCTCAGGAAAATCATTAACATGATGAAGACCTCTGTAAAAAGTTTTGCTGTTACACTCAAAGAGCTAACAACTATTGTGGAAGCCGACAAAAGTTGTATTGAGGCAAGTTCTGAAGCAATTAACATTGGTGAGATAGTAGATCATGTAAAACAGGATTTAGCCCGTCAGGTAGAAGCATCTAACGCAACAATAAAGCTTAGCTGCGAAGAAGATCTTTCCATCAATTTTTCAAAGAAGAATTTTAAGAGCATTATTTATAATCTGCTAAGTAACGCAATCAAATACCGTTCGCCGGAAAGGACTCCGGAGGTACTGGTGGAGCTGAACGTTGTGGATGGAAAAACTAAGCTTTCTGTTACGGATAACGGCATGGGAATTCCTGCTGATAAGCAGGACAAATTATTCACCATATTTGAGCGCTTTCATGATCATGTGGAAGGAAGCGGCATTGGTTTATTCATTGTAAAAAGAATGGTAGATAATATGCAGGGGCAAATCCTGGTTGATAGTACAGAAAACAAGGGGACAACTTTTACAATCATCATATAA